The nucleotide sequence AGGAGGGTGATGTCGCTAAGAGCCATACAATAGAGAAGTTCTGAGAAAAGTAAAGGGAAACAGTAATCAGACAGAATAGAAGTTCAATCCCATACCATGGAAATTTCATCCATACTAATTTAATGGAACGTGGATTCACTAACTATCACAAGCTTATAGATGTAGGAAATCATCGTACAATATAATATTTGAAACATAAAAGGTCTATTAAGAATAGGGATTCAGGTTGGTAAATGTGGCGTTTTAATCGAAGATTCTGTTTCTTTGAATTGCTTTTCTTGTTATTTCATGGTCCTGCTTGTAACTTCTGTTAATGTATGTGTAACCAATCATCTATATCTGCAGAGCTTGACAAACTGCTGGAAGATGCCCCATTGCCTTTTATTATGCAGCATGCTGCTAGAATTTCTGGTGTTAGGAAAAGAATTACATCATTGAATTCACTTTTGAAGTCTATACAAAGGCGTCTTGATAATATCGATCACACATTATCTGCTGGCTTGATACATGGTACAATTATTTTTCAATATACATATTGTGTCAAGCTTTTTCATGACAACTCAAATAGGATGTACGCAGGTTTTATTCTTTATCTTGATTGATACTTTGCCCTCCTATATGAATGCTTTACTTGtgtaatttttcaaaaatagttctATGTACACGATTTATCTTTGTAAACTGGTAAAGTACATGAACTTTTTATTATTTCCAAGTCATTGTATATGAAAGTTCTATGAAACAACAATTCTAGAACTCGTCGTGGAAATTTAATTTTCCATGGGAGAGTTAATTTTTCTCATACACATAGTTAAGGTTTAAAGGAAGCTTACCCACTCTAACTGTGGGAAAAATATTTCCTCCTTTGCATTTTATACAATggtaaaaagaagaaaatacctAAAATAATGGTTGAAAACttattttgacaaaaaaaattaaatgagaGTTAAAAATTCGAATATTGAACTAAATTTGAATTCTTGGATGTTATATAGAATATTATTAATGGAGTGGTATTAAACCATTTTGAAACATCGCAAAATGGAATGAGTGTCGTATAAACAGAGGGCATTGTGAAATAGAAGAAGTGGTGTGTCTGGAGGGTTCGTAACTTGGGGGATTTCACTATGATGATCTTGGGGGGAAATCCTAAcggtttttcttcttcttcattagcATCTTGTTTCTGCTACGCATGGATGCATGATGTTGCGTTATTGATGTGGTTTAGGTTGACAATGGTTTTAACATTCGCTCTGTGATACTGTGGGTCTTTTTCTATCTCTGGTAGGCATGGATGTATGACATTGTATATTGATGTGGTTTTCTGATGTTCAAGAAGTGCATCCTATGGGTAGTAGTCGTCTCTTGTGCGGTTTGAGACATCTGTTGTAgtgttgtatattatatataggTAACTCTATTCTAATTTATTTTTGGCTAATAACCAGCAAAGACAGTGGAACTTTTGCTTGTGATGTAGAAATTACTCCACATGTCCCAAAATCTTGTCCTGATTCTGTTTATGACGGAGAAACTGATCAAATTGGCTTTTCTTTCGTGCATTTTTTTATATTAGGAAATGCGTccagttctctctctctctctatatatatatatggcagcAGGGGAAATATATTGTGGTGGACTAAATGTTTCAAGGTATTAGGAGTAAAGTAGTTTGAGTCAAAATGCTTAATACCTTAATTACAATATAAATTAGAGTATCTGCTTttcatttgtgcattttaggTGAGTCGGCTGGAGATTCTCATTCACTAAAACCTTTTTATATCTTTCTTGCAGAGAAGTCAACAGGGGATGGTGGGCGAGACCATGAGAACCATAACAGTCTTCATTGACGAGGTAATGCCAATAATTGCCGTTTCTGGTGTTCGATGAACATGCTACGTTCTTTCCTTTGTATATGCATGAGGGCTAACATCAAGGAGACAATTCGCATAGGAGGTCAATTTGCGAACTATTTCCTAGTCTTTCATGCAAAAAGGTTGTTGAGGTTTATTGGGTCATATTAAATGTTTCCTTACCACGTTTATTTGTttgataagaaaataaataaacatgGTAAGGGAACATTTGATCTTGTTGACTGTTGAGACCATCGGTAGTGTGGGATGGGGGCCTTGGTCTCTTTAAATGGTCTTGGACAATCCTTACCCtttgagctagcttttggggttgagttaggccgAAGATTCATTTCTGTATCGGATCTAGAACGCGCAATCCTAGTGCATTATATGATTTCTTTAGTTACAACATTTTTCCTCCTCAGGAGAACATCAGAAACTAGCAAGATAAACATGGATGAGTGTTGATAAGCAAGTGATCCGCACAATCTCcccttatttttttcatttatggAAGAACATGTATTTTATGGAGAATGTTAGTGGAAATTCTTGGCTTTGCATTCTTTGATGCCTGTCTTAATCGAAAGGGAAAAAGAACAATCATTCTCTTCGTAGTTCTTATCTACTCAGCAGTAATTTCTAATTCTAAGTAAACACCTCAATAATTTCTGCCTAGTGAAAAGTTTAGCATGTAAAATAAGGCAATGAGGGACCAAAATAGGAATAACCAAAAGCATATTGAGAAAGGGGCATATCTTGCGTGGTAAGTGATTACCCAAACCTAGTAACAGGCTGCAGGTAGAGCCCTCTAGCTTAAACTTTTTCGTGCCTTATATAGTCAGCGGAATTTTCTTACCTTCTATCACCAGCCTTTCCCAGTATGCGTCATTTGGAAAAGTAAAATGATATATGCATTCTGTCTTGTGTTTCAGTGTTTTGGTGCTGCAATTCTTTGGTGTGCAAATCATTTGCAAGTTGGTGCATTGCATTATTAAAGTACGCAATATTATTAGAAGACGCAAAATGTGATAACCTTTGGATGAGCTGAATTTTCTCAGTAGTGCTTTCATGATGTCCAAAAAGAAGGTTGTTGGTTTTATGTCATTGATGAACTTCTAAATCAGTTAATTTGCTATGTGGTTATTTTGGGGCAGTTTATGATCAAGATCCTGGAGAAGATTCAAATTGCTTTCTCAGTGCCAGTAAAATCTCCTTTTGATTGCAAGCATTTGTAACTGATTCAGCGTACGGTATGAAAATATGGTCTGAGATTATGACATTCTGGCTTTTGGAGAAATTTTGGAT is from Nicotiana tabacum cultivar K326 chromosome 18, ASM71507v2, whole genome shotgun sequence and encodes:
- the LOC107811530 gene encoding uncharacterized protein LOC107811530 isoform X1, whose translation is MSNEVPEKQPCDTAEHDPTSVAVDGDDDNSDASNSALAKGLSTIISSIIREFDDSAAATSRSQDQLSSTLDRLTGELDKLLEDAPLPFIMQHAARISGVRKRITSLNSLLKSIQRRLDNIDHTLSAGLIHGNASSSLSLSIYIYGSRGNILWWTKCFKRSQQGMVGETMRTITVFIDEFMIKILEKIQIAFSVPVKSPFDCKHL
- the LOC107811530 gene encoding uncharacterized protein LOC107811530 isoform X2 yields the protein MSNEVPEKQPCDTAEHDPTSVAVDGDDDNSDASNSALAKGLSTIISSIIREFDDSAAATSRSQDQLSSTLDRLTGELDKLLEDAPLPFIMQHAARISGVRKRITSLNSLLKSIQRRLDNIDHTLSAGLIHGNASSSLSLSIYIYGSRGNILWWTKCFKRSQQGMVGETMRTITVFIDECFGAAILWCANHLQVGALHY